The Amycolatopsis sp. DG1A-15b genome window below encodes:
- a CDS encoding amidohydrolase family protein, with amino-acid sequence MPDKLRIIGLEEHLVLPVLLDAWKRAGVQPHRYGDDHPVTQRLRDVGDRRLADMDDQGIDVAVLSLASPGVQNLAAADAVSVAREANDALAEIVDANPLRFQALAAIPTSAPEAAAAELERAVTRLGFRGAMLYGRTGDKLADSPEFDDLYATAERLRVPLHFHPQAPVQAVQEAYYSGLPDGVGPALATAGLGWYYDLGVQYLRMIFSGVFDRHPELQVIAGHWGEVVLFYLDHVGVLQGMAKLQRPLADYFRQNFWVAGSGTVSERYLRWTAEVVGTDRMLYSTDYPYTFGTRPGGFPYLDTSGGIARSFLEHAPFTQEEKAAIGSGNWERLTGHLA; translated from the coding sequence ATGCCCGACAAGCTGCGCATCATCGGCCTTGAGGAACACCTGGTCCTGCCGGTTCTGCTCGACGCGTGGAAGAGGGCCGGAGTGCAGCCGCACCGCTACGGTGACGACCACCCGGTCACGCAACGGCTGCGTGACGTCGGTGATCGGCGTCTCGCCGACATGGACGACCAGGGAATCGATGTCGCGGTGCTGTCCCTGGCCTCGCCGGGCGTGCAGAACCTCGCTGCGGCCGACGCCGTGAGCGTCGCACGTGAGGCCAACGACGCGCTCGCCGAGATCGTCGACGCCAACCCGCTGCGGTTCCAGGCACTCGCGGCCATCCCGACGTCCGCACCCGAAGCCGCCGCAGCGGAGCTGGAGCGCGCGGTCACCCGGCTCGGCTTCCGCGGCGCGATGCTGTACGGCCGCACCGGCGACAAACTGGCCGACTCGCCGGAATTCGACGACCTGTACGCCACCGCCGAACGGCTTCGCGTCCCGCTGCACTTCCACCCCCAGGCCCCGGTGCAGGCGGTCCAAGAGGCGTATTACTCGGGACTGCCTGACGGCGTGGGTCCGGCACTGGCGACCGCCGGGCTGGGCTGGTACTACGACCTCGGCGTGCAGTACCTGCGGATGATCTTCTCCGGGGTGTTCGACCGGCATCCCGAACTGCAGGTGATCGCCGGACACTGGGGCGAGGTCGTCCTGTTCTACCTGGATCACGTCGGCGTCCTGCAGGGCATGGCGAAGCTGCAGCGGCCGCTGGCCGACTACTTCCGCCAGAACTTCTGGGTGGCCGGCAGCGGCACCGTCAGCGAGCGCTACCTACGCTGGACGGCCGAGGTCGTCGGAACCGACCGCATGCTCTACTCGACCGACTACCCCTACACCTTCGGCACCCGCCCCGGCGGCTTCCCCTACCTGGACACCAGCGGCGGCATCGCCAGATCCTTCCTCGAACACGCACCCTTCACCCAGGAGGAGAAAGCCGCCATCGGATCCGGCAACTGGGAGCGGCTGACCGGCCACCTCGCCTGA
- a CDS encoding alpha-L-fucosidase: protein MDIGSVPKRRTLSALGAAVLVLSMTSTAAAAAPAEVIAVAPNDSPATIIANAANVVPSARQLAWERAEQMAFIHFGVNTFDGREWGTGTEDPNIFQPTGLNTDQWAASLKDTGFKGAVLTAKHHDGFLLFPSKASAFGVASDRAWQGGNGDVVKNFADSMHKYGLKVGIYLSPADLHENQPGGKFANGSPARAVTIPSDSSEVVNGITFHLDSDDYNTYYENTLYELMSRYGSIDELWLDGANPTGRNQPYKFSDWIKIVRGLQPNAAIENDGGPDIRWVGNENGYARQSEWSVVPFTGNAATAADTVINPPGGYAAPDLGSDTLLSQRKSDGTSAWNLLRWSPPECNGTLSAHHNWFWQPGDTWRGVPELEEIYYNSVGRNCNFLLDVPPNRQGLFDQSAVTTLSQLNARITGTFGTNLAGAATVADDTGSAHTAGHDPSLALDGNLDSSWQPAGTTGGLVFTLPQARTFDVISTQEDLNIGQRVKSYAVDAWNGSAWNQIASETTIGQKKLIRLSSPVTTGRVRLRITGSRAAPAIAEFGLFQRPGGGGTPGTITSVPAGRCVDVNGAGTANGTAVQLWDCNSGGNQQWNRTAGKQLTVYGTKCMDAQGGGTSAGTPVVIWDCSGGAGQQWNVNSNGTITGVQSGLCLDAYSAGTTNGTKLVLWTCHGGTNQQWQVH, encoded by the coding sequence ATGGACATCGGATCCGTGCCGAAGAGGCGCACACTGTCCGCACTCGGTGCGGCCGTACTCGTCCTGTCGATGACCAGCACGGCCGCCGCGGCGGCCCCGGCCGAGGTCATCGCCGTGGCGCCGAACGACTCACCGGCCACGATCATCGCGAACGCAGCGAACGTCGTGCCCTCGGCGCGCCAGCTGGCCTGGGAGCGGGCGGAGCAGATGGCGTTCATCCACTTCGGCGTCAACACCTTCGACGGCCGGGAATGGGGCACCGGGACCGAGGACCCGAACATCTTCCAGCCCACCGGCCTGAACACCGACCAGTGGGCGGCCTCGCTCAAGGACACCGGGTTCAAAGGGGCCGTTCTCACCGCCAAACACCATGACGGCTTCCTGCTGTTCCCCTCCAAGGCATCCGCGTTCGGTGTCGCGTCCGACCGCGCGTGGCAAGGCGGCAACGGTGACGTGGTGAAGAACTTCGCCGATTCCATGCACAAGTACGGGCTGAAGGTCGGCATCTACCTGTCCCCGGCCGACCTGCACGAGAACCAGCCGGGTGGGAAGTTCGCCAACGGCAGCCCGGCCAGGGCGGTGACCATTCCCAGCGACTCCTCGGAGGTCGTCAACGGGATCACGTTCCACCTCGACTCCGACGACTACAACACCTACTACGAGAACACGCTCTACGAGCTGATGTCCCGCTACGGCAGCATCGACGAGCTGTGGCTGGACGGCGCCAACCCGACCGGCCGCAACCAGCCGTACAAATTCAGCGACTGGATCAAGATCGTCCGGGGGCTGCAACCCAACGCGGCGATCGAGAACGACGGCGGCCCGGACATCCGCTGGGTCGGCAACGAGAACGGCTACGCCCGCCAGTCCGAGTGGTCGGTCGTGCCGTTCACCGGGAACGCCGCGACCGCCGCCGACACCGTCATCAATCCGCCTGGCGGCTACGCCGCCCCCGATCTGGGCAGTGACACCCTGCTGTCCCAGCGCAAGTCCGACGGGACCAGCGCGTGGAACCTGTTGCGCTGGTCGCCCCCGGAGTGCAATGGGACGCTGTCGGCGCACCACAACTGGTTCTGGCAGCCCGGTGACACCTGGCGGGGCGTGCCGGAACTGGAGGAGATCTACTACAACTCGGTGGGCCGCAACTGCAACTTCCTGCTGGACGTCCCGCCGAACCGGCAGGGCCTGTTCGACCAGTCGGCCGTGACCACGCTGTCCCAGCTCAACGCCAGGATCACCGGGACGTTCGGCACCAACCTCGCCGGCGCCGCCACGGTGGCCGACGACACCGGGTCGGCCCACACCGCGGGGCACGACCCGAGCCTGGCCTTGGACGGCAACCTGGACAGCTCGTGGCAGCCTGCCGGCACCACCGGCGGTCTGGTGTTCACCCTGCCGCAGGCCCGTACCTTCGACGTCATCTCCACACAAGAGGACCTGAACATCGGCCAGCGGGTCAAGTCGTACGCCGTCGATGCCTGGAACGGCAGCGCCTGGAACCAGATCGCGAGCGAGACCACGATCGGCCAGAAGAAGCTGATCCGCCTGTCCTCGCCGGTCACCACCGGCCGGGTGCGGTTGCGGATCACCGGATCCAGGGCCGCTCCGGCGATCGCCGAGTTCGGCCTGTTCCAGCGGCCGGGCGGAGGCGGCACGCCGGGGACCATCACGTCGGTGCCGGCGGGCAGGTGTGTCGACGTCAACGGGGCAGGGACGGCGAACGGCACCGCGGTGCAATTGTGGGACTGCAACAGCGGCGGCAACCAGCAGTGGAACCGCACCGCCGGCAAGCAACTCACGGTCTACGGCACCAAGTGCATGGACGCCCAGGGCGGCGGCACGAGTGCCGGTACCCCGGTGGTGATCTGGGACTGCTCCGGCGGCGCCGGCCAGCAGTGGAACGTCAACTCCAACGGCACCATCACCGGCGTGCAGTCCGGTCTGTGCCTCGACGCCTACAGCGCGGGCACCACGAACGGCACGAAGCTCGTGCTCTGGACGTGCCACGGCGGGACCAACCAGCAATGGCAGGTCCATTGA
- a CDS encoding RICIN domain-containing protein gives MVVQQAGGLPWTVSTPGDAFTLTYTGSGKALDVNDFSSAEGLQLQQWSGNDGNNQQWQLVPA, from the coding sequence TTGGTCGTCCAGCAGGCCGGCGGCCTTCCCTGGACCGTCAGCACCCCCGGCGACGCGTTCACGTTGACGTACACCGGCAGCGGCAAGGCCCTCGACGTCAACGACTTCTCCTCGGCGGAAGGGCTGCAACTCCAGCAGTGGAGCGGCAACGACGGTAACAACCAGCAATGGCAGCTCGTACCAGCCTGA
- a CDS encoding lipase family protein, whose product MARACSASPRWASKQFATSTEQELEPVALLLAQGWGVVVSDYEGYTTDATPTYVAGVSEAHSVPDMARAAASVPGTGISPATRWATMGYSRGGGASSWAASLAPAYAPDLQLITDVSGGMPADIANVTESLDGSLIGEGLQLYALIDLRQAYPGRFPLDDSLSASPVFR is encoded by the coding sequence TTGGCACGAGCCTGCTCGGCCTCGCCGCGCTGGGCGTCCAAGCAGTTCGCCACCTCCACCGAGCAGGAACTGGAACCGGTCGCGCTGCTGCTGGCCCAGGGCTGGGGCGTCGTGGTGAGCGACTACGAGGGCTACACCACCGATGCCACCCCGACCTACGTCGCCGGGGTTTCCGAGGCGCATTCCGTGCCGGACATGGCCCGAGCGGCCGCCTCCGTTCCGGGAACGGGCATTTCCCCGGCGACGAGGTGGGCCACCATGGGCTACTCCCGAGGTGGCGGCGCGTCGAGCTGGGCCGCGTCACTGGCCCCGGCCTACGCGCCGGACCTGCAGCTGATCACTGACGTGTCCGGCGGTATGCCGGCCGACATCGCGAACGTCACCGAATCACTGGACGGTAGCCTGATCGGAGAGGGCCTGCAGCTGTACGCGCTGATCGACCTGCGGCAGGCCTACCCCGGCCGGTTCCCGCTCGATGACTCCCTCAGCGCGTCGCCAGTTTTCCGCTGA
- a CDS encoding arabinofuranosidase catalytic domain-containing protein gives MVQRRTDLSVSARACAASARRRSDRLAVAVATTFALAVTVGTPVLPDAQAATTGPCDIYASGGTPCVAAHSTTRALYGMYNGPLYQVKRSSDNTVRDIGVLSPGGTADAAAQDSFCAGTTCLITVIYDQSGRGNHLTQAPPGNWPGPAPGGWDNLADATAAPVTVGGQKAYGVYISPGTGYRNDSTNGVATGDRPEGIYAVVDGAHYNNWCCFDYGNAQTTNRADAPAIMETVYFGADRQWGYGDGSGPWVMADLEWGLFSGVNPGHNPNPTVNHRFVTAIVKGEPNHWAIRSGDAQSGGLSTAFDGPRPTGYNPMKKQGAILLGIGGDNSVSGAGTFYEGVLTSGYPSNATEEAVQATITAARYAPAGANPQQSVQVVGSQSGRCVEVPNGSAANGTQVQLADCQSVDRQRWTATPDRGLQVYGNKCLDANGQGTTNGTQVIIWDCHGQANQQWNVNANGTITGVQSGLCLDASGAGTASGTKIILWSCNGGANQQWGLRR, from the coding sequence ATGGTTCAACGGCGAACTGATCTCTCCGTTTCCGCTCGGGCGTGCGCCGCGTCCGCGAGACGCCGATCCGACCGCCTCGCGGTTGCCGTCGCCACCACCTTCGCGCTGGCCGTCACCGTGGGGACCCCCGTCCTTCCCGACGCCCAGGCCGCCACGACCGGGCCGTGCGACATCTACGCCTCGGGCGGCACACCGTGCGTGGCCGCGCACAGCACCACCCGAGCGCTGTACGGCATGTACAACGGCCCGCTCTACCAGGTCAAGCGTTCGTCGGACAACACAGTGCGAGACATCGGCGTGCTCAGCCCGGGCGGTACGGCCGATGCCGCCGCCCAGGACTCGTTCTGCGCCGGGACGACGTGCCTCATCACCGTCATCTACGACCAGTCCGGCCGGGGCAACCACCTCACGCAGGCGCCCCCCGGCAACTGGCCCGGGCCCGCTCCCGGCGGGTGGGACAACCTCGCCGACGCGACGGCGGCCCCGGTCACCGTCGGAGGGCAGAAGGCGTACGGCGTCTACATCTCACCCGGCACCGGCTACCGCAACGACAGCACCAACGGCGTCGCGACCGGTGACCGGCCGGAGGGGATCTACGCCGTCGTCGACGGCGCCCACTACAACAACTGGTGCTGCTTCGATTACGGCAACGCGCAGACGACCAACCGGGCCGACGCGCCGGCCATCATGGAGACCGTCTACTTCGGAGCCGACCGGCAATGGGGTTACGGGGACGGCAGTGGCCCGTGGGTCATGGCCGACCTGGAGTGGGGGCTGTTCTCCGGCGTGAATCCGGGGCACAACCCGAACCCGACCGTCAACCACCGCTTCGTGACCGCCATCGTCAAGGGCGAGCCGAACCACTGGGCGATCCGGAGCGGGGACGCGCAGTCGGGCGGCTTGTCGACCGCATTCGACGGGCCACGCCCCACCGGCTACAACCCGATGAAGAAGCAGGGGGCGATCCTGCTCGGCATCGGCGGGGACAACAGCGTTTCCGGTGCCGGTACCTTCTACGAGGGCGTTCTGACCTCCGGTTATCCGTCGAACGCCACCGAGGAGGCCGTGCAGGCCACCATCACGGCCGCCCGGTACGCTCCGGCCGGCGCCAACCCGCAGCAAAGCGTCCAGGTCGTGGGCAGCCAGTCCGGCCGGTGCGTCGAAGTGCCGAACGGCTCCGCCGCCAACGGAACCCAAGTGCAGCTGGCGGACTGCCAGAGTGTCGACAGGCAGCGCTGGACCGCCACCCCCGACCGAGGACTGCAGGTTTACGGCAACAAGTGCCTCGACGCCAACGGACAGGGCACCACCAACGGCACCCAGGTGATCATCTGGGACTGTCACGGCCAGGCGAACCAGCAGTGGAACGTCAATGCGAACGGCACCATCACCGGCGTGCAGTCCGGCCTCTGCCTGGACGCCAGCGGCGCCGGAACGGCGAGCGGCACAAAGATCATCCTGTGGTCGTGCAACGGCGGCGCGAACCAGCAATGGGGCCTGCGCCGGTGA
- a CDS encoding glycosyltransferase family 39 protein: protein MTVAADRAGPAGHLATAPRPRWRAWALAGICVAAGVLYAWRIGAGQLGNTYYSAAVKSMTDGFTNFLFGSFDPYGVFTVDKPPMSLWPQALSVLVFGFHGWALLLPQVLEGVAAVFLLHRTVRLWASENVGLLAALILTLTPITVAINRDNNPDTLLVLLLVAAAYAFTRSIQADASRARTKWLLWCAFFVGCGFVTKMMQAWIVVPGFALAYLAAAIAPVKRRILDLLGAGVVLFASSFWWAALHDWWPGAKPYMGGSTDGTAWNLIFGYNGFGRIFGNAGNPGGSGPRPDLPEGMTLPSGMGGAGGMFGGETGLGRMFSTSVGGQISWLLPLALFVLVVVAVQGVSRMAAKQPGDPALRAGWLAWGGWLLVTALVFSYAQGIWHPYYTTMLAPAIAAISAAGLARFWRAYRGDGALSRLLLPAAVALTAGWAFVLAGRDPSWHGWTRWAVLVAGVVTVVALLAARLAEACRAVLSRVSLVLGLATLLLVPAVWSTATAATGEALGVMPAAGPAGGFGGMRPGGTGGPGGFPGTGALPGGFPGGTGTPPGAGFPGGGRPDVPGGTGGFGAVMGAMDGKLTDEQHRILDYAKQHSGGAEITLAVDGSATVAAGFIIGSDETVIGMGGFSGSDDSPSVGQLRQWTAEGKLKFVLGGSGGGLPGMNGAGRQRQQWIEQHCTAVDPAAYGGQAAQQSEQAGPMGPAQTLHECHA from the coding sequence ATGACAGTCGCCGCCGACCGAGCGGGCCCGGCGGGCCACCTCGCCACCGCGCCACGGCCGCGGTGGCGGGCCTGGGCGCTCGCCGGGATCTGCGTCGCCGCGGGTGTGCTCTACGCGTGGCGGATCGGCGCGGGCCAGCTGGGCAACACGTACTACTCGGCCGCCGTCAAGTCCATGACGGACGGCTTCACGAACTTCCTGTTCGGCTCGTTCGACCCGTATGGCGTGTTCACTGTGGACAAGCCGCCGATGTCGCTGTGGCCGCAGGCGCTTTCGGTGCTGGTGTTCGGTTTCCACGGCTGGGCGCTGCTGCTGCCCCAGGTGCTCGAGGGCGTCGCGGCGGTGTTCCTGCTGCACCGCACGGTGCGGCTCTGGGCGAGCGAGAACGTCGGCCTGCTGGCCGCGCTGATCCTCACGCTGACCCCGATCACCGTCGCGATCAACCGGGACAACAACCCGGACACGCTCCTCGTGCTGCTGCTCGTCGCGGCCGCCTACGCCTTCACGCGCTCGATCCAGGCGGACGCGAGCCGCGCACGGACGAAGTGGCTGCTGTGGTGCGCCTTCTTCGTCGGCTGCGGGTTCGTCACCAAGATGATGCAGGCGTGGATCGTCGTCCCCGGGTTCGCGCTCGCGTACCTGGCCGCGGCGATCGCGCCGGTCAAGCGGCGGATCCTCGACCTGCTCGGGGCCGGCGTCGTCCTGTTCGCGTCGTCGTTCTGGTGGGCGGCGCTGCACGACTGGTGGCCCGGGGCCAAGCCGTACATGGGCGGCAGCACCGACGGGACGGCGTGGAACCTGATCTTCGGCTACAACGGCTTCGGCCGGATCTTCGGCAACGCAGGCAACCCCGGTGGCAGCGGACCGCGCCCGGACCTGCCCGAGGGGATGACTCTGCCGTCCGGGATGGGCGGCGCCGGCGGTATGTTCGGCGGCGAAACCGGTCTCGGCCGGATGTTCAGCACGTCGGTCGGCGGGCAGATCTCGTGGCTGCTGCCGCTGGCGTTGTTCGTCCTGGTGGTCGTCGCCGTTCAAGGTGTCTCACGAATGGCGGCGAAGCAGCCCGGCGACCCGGCTCTGCGGGCCGGCTGGCTCGCGTGGGGTGGCTGGCTGCTGGTGACCGCTCTGGTGTTCAGCTACGCGCAGGGCATCTGGCACCCGTACTACACGACGATGCTCGCTCCGGCGATCGCGGCGATTTCCGCGGCGGGGCTGGCGCGGTTCTGGCGCGCCTACCGCGGCGACGGGGCGCTCAGCCGGCTGCTGCTTCCCGCCGCGGTGGCGCTCACCGCGGGCTGGGCCTTCGTGCTGGCCGGCCGCGATCCGTCGTGGCACGGCTGGACGCGCTGGGCGGTGCTGGTGGCGGGTGTGGTGACCGTGGTCGCGCTGCTCGCCGCACGGCTCGCCGAAGCCTGCCGCGCGGTGCTCTCGCGGGTCTCGCTCGTGCTCGGGCTGGCGACCCTGCTGCTGGTCCCGGCGGTGTGGTCGACGGCGACCGCCGCGACCGGCGAGGCCCTCGGCGTGATGCCGGCCGCGGGTCCGGCGGGTGGCTTCGGCGGCATGCGACCGGGCGGCACGGGTGGCCCCGGCGGCTTCCCGGGTACCGGTGCCCTGCCCGGCGGTTTCCCCGGTGGCACGGGTACGCCACCGGGTGCGGGCTTCCCCGGTGGCGGCCGCCCGGACGTGCCGGGCGGCACCGGCGGGTTCGGCGCCGTGATGGGCGCCATGGACGGCAAGCTCACCGACGAGCAGCACCGCATCCTGGACTACGCCAAGCAGCACAGCGGCGGCGCGGAGATCACCCTGGCCGTCGACGGCTCGGCCACCGTGGCCGCGGGCTTCATCATCGGCTCCGACGAGACGGTCATCGGCATGGGTGGCTTCTCGGGCAGCGACGACTCGCCCTCGGTCGGCCAGCTCCGCCAGTGGACGGCCGAAGGCAAGCTGAAGTTCGTCCTCGGCGGCTCCGGCGGCGGCCTGCCGGGCATGAACGGCGCCGGGCGGCAGCGGCAGCAGTGGATCGAGCAGCACTGCACCGCCGTCGACCCGGCGGCCTACGGAGGGCAGGCCGCACAGCAGAGCGAGCAGGCCGGGCCGATGGGCCCGGCGCAGACCCTCCACGAGTGCCACGCCTGA
- a CDS encoding nucleotide sugar dehydrogenase: MSVDLVVVGVGYVGLPLAAAAATAGLSVVGYDTSPAVREQVGQGRSHVPDVSGAQLRALRADGFAVTGDPVVIARAETVVICVPTGLGPDGGPDLSAVRDAAAAVSDHLRPGTLVVLESTSFPGTTDEVVRPILERHGLVAGEDFSLAYSPERVDPGNRRYGIRNTPKVVGGHTPLCAKQCVAFYSRFVDTVVVARGTREAEMAKLLENTYRYVNIALVNEVTMFCDQLGLDVWDVLHCAGTKPFGFASFTPGPGVGGHCIPVDPRYLLDKARRAGSRLGVVEAAREVDSAMPSYLVQRAARLLAGAGLELAGSTVLLLGVAYKAGVPDTRESATLRVAAELTALGAHVRYHDPVTGPVPELGSPVSDLDSALRDADVTVLLVGHGGYDLSRLARNARLLLDVTGRVPGEEVHRL; this comes from the coding sequence GTGTCCGTCGATCTCGTCGTCGTCGGGGTCGGGTACGTCGGCTTGCCGCTCGCGGCCGCCGCCGCCACCGCCGGCCTGTCGGTGGTGGGCTACGACACGTCTCCGGCGGTGCGGGAGCAGGTGGGACAGGGCCGGTCGCACGTGCCCGACGTCAGCGGCGCGCAGCTGCGGGCGTTGCGCGCGGACGGGTTCGCGGTGACCGGCGATCCGGTCGTGATCGCGCGGGCGGAGACGGTGGTGATCTGCGTGCCCACCGGCCTCGGGCCGGACGGCGGGCCAGACCTGTCCGCGGTGCGCGACGCGGCGGCCGCCGTGTCCGACCACCTGCGTCCGGGCACCCTGGTGGTCCTGGAGTCCACCAGCTTCCCCGGCACGACCGACGAGGTGGTGCGGCCCATCCTGGAGCGCCACGGTCTCGTGGCGGGGGAAGACTTCTCGCTCGCGTACTCGCCGGAACGGGTCGACCCCGGCAACCGGCGGTACGGCATCCGCAACACCCCCAAGGTCGTCGGCGGGCACACGCCACTGTGCGCCAAGCAGTGCGTCGCGTTCTACAGCCGCTTCGTGGACACCGTGGTCGTGGCACGGGGCACGCGTGAGGCCGAGATGGCGAAGCTGCTGGAGAACACCTACCGGTACGTGAACATCGCGCTGGTCAACGAGGTCACGATGTTCTGCGACCAGCTCGGCCTGGACGTGTGGGACGTGCTGCACTGCGCGGGCACCAAGCCGTTCGGGTTCGCCTCGTTCACGCCCGGCCCCGGCGTGGGCGGGCACTGCATCCCGGTGGACCCGCGCTACCTCCTGGACAAGGCGCGCCGCGCCGGGAGCCGGTTGGGCGTCGTCGAGGCGGCGCGCGAGGTGGACTCCGCCATGCCGTCCTACCTGGTGCAACGAGCGGCCCGGTTGCTCGCCGGCGCCGGCCTCGAACTCGCCGGCTCCACGGTGCTGCTGCTCGGCGTGGCGTACAAGGCCGGGGTACCGGACACGCGCGAGTCGGCGACGCTGCGGGTCGCGGCCGAGCTGACCGCGCTCGGTGCGCACGTCCGCTACCACGACCCGGTGACCGGCCCCGTGCCCGAACTCGGATCACCGGTGTCCGACCTGGACTCCGCCCTGCGCGACGCGGACGTGACCGTCCTGCTCGTCGGGCACGGCGGTTACGACCTGAGCCGCCTGGCCAGGAACGCCCGGCTCCTGCTCGACGTCACGGGTCGCGTACCTGGGGAGGAGGTCCACCGCCTGTAG
- a CDS encoding bifunctional glycosyltransferase family 2/GtrA family protein, with translation MSVGATGGQRTSPEHRAATATVDIVVPVYNEERALPGCVDVLREFLRDQFPFGWTIVIADNASTDGTLGVAEALAREHGSVRVCHLDRKGRGLALRETWRASTADVVVYMDVDLSTGLDALLPLVAPLVNGHSDLAIGSRLAPGARTVRGPKREFVSRCYNGLIRLSHGVRFSDAQCGFKAARTGVIRPLLDHVEDEAWFFDTELLLLAEHNGLRVHEVPVDWVEDTDSRVDVAKTALDDIRGLVRVARAKAAGTARVPDLPRRPSPRAAHPDAVLGEPDGSRLWEVLSFAVIGVLSTVAYLVLYGLFRLWWPVLVANLAALVLTTLFNTEANRRFTFAGAAVLRRKAHVQGFVVLGLYYAFTSTALLALHGIDPEPGRALELTVLFAASVLGTAGRFVLLRRWVFRKDNRKDEE, from the coding sequence CACCGTGCTGCGACGGCCACGGTGGACATCGTCGTCCCGGTGTACAACGAGGAACGCGCCTTGCCCGGCTGCGTGGACGTGCTGCGGGAGTTCCTCCGCGACCAGTTCCCGTTCGGCTGGACCATCGTGATCGCCGACAACGCCAGCACGGACGGGACGCTGGGGGTCGCCGAGGCGCTCGCCCGAGAGCACGGCTCGGTCCGCGTGTGCCACCTCGACCGCAAGGGCCGCGGCCTGGCCCTGCGCGAGACCTGGCGGGCCAGCACCGCCGACGTCGTCGTGTACATGGACGTCGACCTCTCCACCGGGCTCGACGCTCTGCTGCCGCTGGTGGCTCCCCTGGTCAACGGGCACTCCGACCTGGCCATCGGCTCTCGGCTGGCCCCCGGCGCGCGCACGGTGCGCGGGCCGAAACGGGAGTTCGTCTCCCGCTGCTACAACGGGCTGATCCGGCTGAGCCACGGCGTCCGCTTCTCCGACGCGCAGTGCGGGTTCAAGGCCGCGCGCACCGGCGTGATCCGGCCGCTGCTGGACCACGTGGAGGACGAGGCGTGGTTCTTCGACACCGAGCTGCTGCTCCTGGCCGAGCACAACGGGTTGCGCGTGCACGAGGTGCCGGTGGACTGGGTCGAGGACACCGACAGCCGCGTCGACGTCGCCAAGACCGCGCTCGACGACATCCGCGGGCTGGTCCGCGTCGCCCGCGCGAAAGCGGCCGGCACCGCACGGGTGCCGGACCTGCCCCGCCGGCCGTCCCCGCGCGCGGCCCACCCCGACGCGGTGCTGGGCGAGCCGGACGGCAGCCGGCTCTGGGAAGTCCTGTCCTTCGCGGTGATCGGGGTGCTCTCCACCGTCGCGTACCTCGTGCTGTACGGGCTCTTCCGGCTGTGGTGGCCGGTGCTGGTGGCGAACCTGGCCGCGCTGGTGCTCACCACGCTGTTCAACACCGAAGCCAACCGCCGCTTCACCTTCGCCGGTGCGGCCGTTCTCCGACGCAAGGCGCACGTGCAGGGGTTCGTGGTGCTCGGGCTGTACTACGCGTTCACCTCGACTGCACTGCTCGCGCTGCACGGAATCGACCCGGAACCCGGACGCGCGCTGGAGCTGACGGTGTTGTTCGCGGCCTCGGTGCTGGGCACCGCGGGCCGGTTCGTGCTCTTGCGCCGCTGGGTCTTCCGCAAGGACAACCGAAAGGACGAAGAATGA
- a CDS encoding lipase family protein, whose amino-acid sequence MKKFSDYSTGETIRQFDARPDVAAVYAENNLTTRPAPTVPVFQYHAALDEIVPLGQAQALNRAWCSAGVRTVFALVPGDHIAGETAGLPAALAWLGDRFAGRPAPTTRS is encoded by the coding sequence CTGAAGAAGTTCAGCGACTACTCCACCGGCGAAACGATCCGGCAGTTCGACGCACGCCCGGACGTCGCCGCGGTGTACGCGGAGAACAACCTGACCACCCGACCGGCGCCGACCGTGCCCGTGTTCCAGTACCACGCCGCCCTCGACGAAATCGTGCCGCTCGGCCAAGCACAGGCCCTGAACCGCGCTTGGTGCTCCGCCGGCGTCCGCACCGTGTTCGCGCTCGTGCCGGGTGACCACATCGCCGGCGAGACCGCCGGCCTGCCGGCCGCGCTCGCCTGGCTGGGCGACCGCTTCGCCGGGCGACCCGCACCCACCACCCGCTCCTGA
- a CDS encoding EF-hand domain-containing protein translates to MTTAVKNKRLELRFDKWDRNGNGRIERSDLEAEARRILEAFGESPSTPQGRALVESFTSTFEYLAERAGVGRDGALDRRQFTEVIEAEVFKGGDAGFGRVVRPMIQAILNVCDTDGDGEVSPDEFAKWLGAAGVSRAKAEESFRLIDTNGNGSLTVDELVAAVKAYHFGTLDVPLLG, encoded by the coding sequence ATGACCACTGCTGTCAAGAACAAGCGCCTGGAACTCCGCTTCGACAAGTGGGACCGCAACGGCAACGGCCGCATCGAGCGGTCCGACCTGGAGGCGGAAGCCCGCCGGATCCTCGAGGCGTTCGGCGAGTCGCCGTCCACCCCGCAGGGCCGCGCCCTGGTGGAGTCGTTCACCAGCACCTTCGAGTACCTCGCCGAGCGAGCCGGGGTCGGCCGCGACGGCGCGCTGGACCGCCGTCAGTTCACCGAAGTCATCGAGGCGGAGGTGTTCAAGGGGGGTGACGCCGGGTTCGGGCGCGTGGTGCGGCCGATGATCCAGGCGATCCTCAACGTGTGCGACACCGACGGCGACGGCGAGGTCAGCCCGGACGAGTTCGCCAAGTGGCTGGGCGCGGCCGGGGTGAGCCGGGCGAAGGCCGAGGAGTCGTTCCGTCTCATCGACACCAACGGCAACGGCTCGCTGACCGTGGACGAACTGGTCGCGGCGGTGAAGGCCTACCACTTCGGCACGCTGGACGTGCCGCTGCTCGGCTGA